One window from the genome of Paraclostridium sordellii encodes:
- a CDS encoding NADH peroxidase, whose protein sequence is MKKFVCTVCGYIHEGETAPELCPVCKVGADKFEEMKGEMVWADEHRIGVAKGVDPEVLEGLRANFVGECTEVGMYLAMSRQADREGFPEVAEAYKRIAFEEAEHAAKFAELLGEVVAADTQANLKARVEAEYGATDGKLKLAKRAKELGLDAIHDTVHEMCKDEARHGKAFLGLLERHFTN, encoded by the coding sequence ATGAAAAAATTTGTTTGTACAGTATGTGGATATATACATGAAGGAGAAACAGCTCCAGAGCTTTGTCCTGTATGTAAGGTAGGCGCTGATAAATTCGAAGAAATGAAAGGCGAAATGGTTTGGGCTGATGAACATAGAATAGGTGTTGCTAAAGGTGTTGATCCTGAAGTTTTAGAGGGTTTAAGAGCTAACTTTGTTGGTGAATGTACAGAGGTTGGTATGTACTTAGCTATGAGCCGTCAAGCTGATAGAGAAGGATTCCCAGAAGTTGCTGAAGCTTATAAAAGAATAGCATTTGAAGAAGCTGAACATGCTGCTAAATTTGCTGAATTATTAGGAGAAGTTGTAGCTGCAGATACTCAAGCTAACTTAAAAGCTAGAGTTGAAGCTGAATATGGAGCTACTGATGGTAAATTAAAATTAGCTAAAAGAGCTAAAGAATTAGGATTAGATGCTATACATGATACAGTTCATGAAATGTGTAAAGACGAAGCTAGACATGGTAAAGCATTCTTAGGATTACTAGAAAGACATTTCACTAATTAA
- a CDS encoding response regulator transcription factor, whose translation MKILVVEDNTKLLDSIVKELEKHFQVESTSNGEEAYYLIKQNIYDLVVLDLMLPGMDGIQILEGIRKTNEDILVLILTAKESVDDKVKAFMIGANDYLTKPFYMEELVARIYAMLRTKGKLDNKNTLEFKDLKLDLNKKKVTIEGNEIELANKQFNLLEYLLLNKGTILLKEQIFDRIWGLDSDSTIDIVEVYISNIRKKLSTYGYHKYIVTKRRVGYMFDDKQ comes from the coding sequence ATGAAAATCCTTGTAGTTGAAGATAACACAAAATTATTAGATAGTATAGTAAAAGAACTAGAAAAACACTTTCAAGTTGAAAGTACAAGTAATGGAGAAGAAGCTTATTATTTAATAAAGCAGAATATATATGATTTGGTTGTTTTAGATTTAATGCTTCCAGGAATGGACGGAATACAAATTTTAGAAGGTATAAGAAAAACTAATGAAGATATTTTAGTTTTAATCTTAACTGCTAAAGAAAGTGTGGATGATAAAGTTAAGGCATTTATGATAGGCGCTAATGATTATTTGACAAAACCATTTTATATGGAAGAATTAGTTGCTAGAATATATGCAATGTTAAGAACAAAAGGTAAATTAGACAATAAAAATACACTTGAATTTAAAGATTTAAAACTTGATTTAAATAAAAAAAAGGTTACTATAGAGGGAAATGAAATTGAACTTGCAAATAAACAATTTAATCTTTTAGAATATTTACTTTTAAATAAAGGAACAATTTTATTAAAAGAGCAAATATTTGATAGAATATGGGGACTAGATAGTGATTCTACAATAGATATTGTAGAAGTATATATAAGCAATATAAGAAAAAAATTAAGTACATATGGATATCATAAATATATTGTTACAAAAAGAAGAGTGGGGTATATGTTTGATGATAAACAATGA
- a CDS encoding NAD(P)/FAD-dependent oxidoreductase encodes MRYDIAIIGSGPAGASAAINATIRNKKVILFGTDDLSAKLVKAPSIDNYLGFYDISGKDLKDKFKTHLSDMDIEITKAKINNIYAMGDYFALMAGDDMYEASAVVIATGVEYGKPIKGEEEFLGKGVGYCATCDAPLYRDKKVAVIGYNHEAEEDANFLSEIASKTYFIPMHKNELKLNDNIEVIKDFPLEISGDKLVNKLKLRNHELDVDGVFVMKDSSSPKALVPGIETEGVHIKVNINMETSIPGCFACGDCAGKPYQYLKAAGQGQIAALNAVSYLDKKKLEQRNAK; translated from the coding sequence ATGAGATATGATATAGCTATAATTGGTAGTGGGCCAGCAGGAGCATCAGCTGCTATTAATGCTACTATAAGAAATAAAAAAGTGATATTGTTTGGAACAGATGATTTAAGTGCGAAATTAGTAAAAGCTCCATCAATAGATAATTATTTAGGATTTTATGATATAAGTGGAAAAGATTTAAAAGATAAATTTAAAACTCATTTAAGTGACATGGATATAGAAATAACAAAAGCAAAAATAAACAATATATATGCAATGGGCGATTATTTTGCGCTAATGGCTGGAGATGATATGTACGAAGCTAGCGCAGTTGTAATAGCAACAGGTGTTGAATATGGAAAGCCTATAAAAGGGGAAGAAGAATTCTTAGGCAAAGGGGTAGGATATTGCGCTACTTGTGATGCTCCTTTATATAGAGATAAAAAAGTTGCTGTAATAGGTTATAATCATGAAGCTGAAGAGGATGCAAACTTTTTAAGTGAAATAGCATCTAAGACTTATTTTATTCCTATGCATAAAAATGAACTTAAATTAAATGATAATATAGAAGTTATAAAAGATTTTCCTTTAGAGATTTCAGGGGATAAATTAGTTAATAAATTAAAATTAAGAAATCATGAGTTAGATGTTGATGGAGTATTTGTCATGAAGGATAGTTCATCTCCAAAAGCATTAGTTCCAGGAATAGAAACAGAGGGAGTTCATATAAAAGTTAATATAAATATGGAAACTAGTATACCTGGATGTTTTGCTTGTGGAGATTGTGCAGGTAAGCCATATCAATATTTAAAAGCAGCAGGACAAGGACAAATAGCAGCTCTTAATGCAGTTAGCTATTTAGATAAAAAGAAATTAGAGCAAAGAAATGCTAAGTAA
- a CDS encoding DegV family protein: MSNIKLICDSLSDIPKELIEKYDIHEVPLTVIFDGKEYIDGIDLSKEEFYNMLRNSDNMPKTSQCTYIQFFEVFKKYLDDGKDILYIGGSSAASGTLQSAIMAKNDLKGNIYIVDTQSLSIGSGCFLLSAAEMISNNEPIEKIINQLEKLKSNIKVFFTVDTLDYLQKGGRISLAKATIGNMLNIKPILSIEDGLVKPIGQVRGKKQVVNKVLLSIREYFGDDLSNKRVIITCGDNFGELRSFKEKIEEEFKIKEILSVNVSSCICAHTGPGIIGIACCEK; this comes from the coding sequence ATGAGTAATATAAAATTAATATGTGATAGTTTATCTGATATACCAAAAGAACTAATCGAAAAATATGATATACATGAAGTTCCATTAACAGTAATATTTGATGGAAAAGAATATATAGATGGAATAGATTTAAGTAAAGAAGAATTTTATAATATGTTAAGAAATAGTGATAATATGCCTAAAACTTCTCAATGTACATATATTCAATTTTTTGAGGTATTCAAGAAATACTTAGATGATGGAAAAGATATATTATATATAGGAGGTTCATCAGCTGCATCTGGGACCTTACAAAGTGCAATAATGGCAAAAAATGATTTAAAGGGAAATATATATATTGTAGATACTCAAAGTTTATCCATTGGAAGTGGATGCTTTTTATTATCAGCAGCTGAAATGATAAGTAATAATGAACCTATTGAAAAGATTATAAACCAATTAGAGAAACTAAAATCCAATATAAAAGTATTTTTTACAGTAGACACACTTGATTATTTGCAAAAAGGTGGAAGGATTTCTTTAGCAAAAGCAACTATAGGGAATATGTTAAATATAAAACCTATACTTTCTATTGAAGATGGACTTGTAAAACCAATAGGTCAAGTTAGAGGAAAAAAACAGGTTGTTAATAAGGTTTTATTATCTATAAGAGAATACTTTGGAGATGACTTAAGTAATAAAAGGGTTATAATTACATGTGGAGATAATTTCGGAGAATTAAGATCCTTTAAAGAAAAAATAGAAGAAGAATTTAAAATAAAAGAAATATTAAGTGTTAATGTAAGTTCTTGTATATGTGCCCACACAGGACCGGGTATAATAGGAATTGCATGTTGTGAAAAATAA
- a CDS encoding FeoA family protein — protein sequence MVKLTDVDVCSTVRVEGLLSEGYLRERMLALGLTNGALVDVLRKGPKNNLTVYNIRGAMIALRKEESEKIIVSYL from the coding sequence ATGGTTAAACTAACTGATGTAGATGTATGCAGCACCGTAAGGGTAGAAGGACTTTTATCAGAAGGCTATTTAAGGGAAAGAATGTTAGCCTTAGGTTTAACTAATGGCGCATTAGTAGATGTTTTGAGAAAAGGTCCTAAAAATAACCTAACTGTATATAACATAAGAGGTGCGATGATTGCACTTAGAAAAGAAGAAAGTGAGAAGATAATAGTTTCATATTTATAG
- the feoB gene encoding ferrous iron transport protein B, whose amino-acid sequence MGLTYDSTKIKSLKDMFNIDKKEDQYIIALAGNPNTGKSTVFNYLTGLKQHTGNWPGKTVCTARGDFKFNNKEFALIDLPGTYSLFAASQEELVARDFACFGNPDAVIVVADATSLERNFNLAFQIMELTDNVILCINLVDEARKKGISIDKDLIEAELGIPVVLTSARNGFGMDELLKSLDTVVSKSYNYNNKTFKYDNEIEDLLSLIEPDLSSNIPYIKSRWLGLRLIDGDKSIYESIDNYMGSDAKTFVNNVKSKLPNNIDKVQIRDNMNSTIYSYASDLYDKSVVVQSKNKFHRDENIDKVLTSKKFGLPLMLLILCTVLWITIEGANVPSSMLSNFLFSFEPKLYSFLESLNAPIWLNEMLSLGVYRSLAWVVSVMLPPMAIFFPLFTLLEDFGYLPRVAFNLDHMFKKACCHGKQCLTMCMGFGCNAAGVIGCRIIDSPRERLIAILTNNFVPCNGRFPTLIAISTIFFTYFIQDSFASSLVVSLCIALTIVFGILTTLVVSYILSKTLLKGVPSTFTLELPPYRTPKIGRVIYTSIIDRTIFVLSRAVVVAIPAGLITWIFANIYVGDLSILSHVANFLDPIAKFIGLDGFILLAFILGFPANEIVIPILLMSYLATGSMIEFDNLSALGEVLKNNGWTYLTAINTMLFSLLHWPCATTLLTIKKETGSNKWTLVGFLMPTAIAFLVCFISTCVFKLFGLA is encoded by the coding sequence ATGGGATTAACTTATGACTCAACAAAAATAAAGTCATTAAAAGACATGTTTAATATAGATAAAAAAGAAGATCAATATATTATAGCATTAGCTGGTAATCCAAATACAGGGAAAAGTACTGTTTTTAATTATCTAACAGGACTTAAACAACATACAGGAAATTGGCCTGGCAAAACAGTATGTACAGCAAGAGGGGATTTCAAATTCAATAATAAAGAATTTGCACTTATCGATTTACCAGGAACTTATTCATTGTTTGCAGCATCCCAAGAGGAATTAGTAGCTCGTGACTTTGCTTGCTTTGGAAATCCAGATGCAGTTATAGTTGTAGCTGATGCAACTTCTCTAGAGAGGAATTTCAATTTAGCATTTCAGATAATGGAACTTACTGACAATGTAATACTATGTATAAATCTAGTTGATGAGGCTAGAAAAAAAGGAATTTCTATAGATAAAGATTTAATTGAAGCTGAATTAGGAATACCCGTAGTTTTAACCTCTGCAAGAAATGGTTTTGGAATGGATGAACTACTTAAATCACTAGATACTGTTGTATCTAAAAGCTATAACTATAATAATAAGACGTTTAAATATGATAATGAAATAGAAGATCTACTTAGTTTAATAGAACCTGATTTAAGCTCTAATATTCCTTATATAAAATCTAGGTGGTTAGGACTTAGATTAATAGATGGAGATAAAAGTATCTATGAGTCAATAGATAACTATATGGGCTCTGATGCAAAAACTTTTGTAAACAACGTTAAATCTAAACTTCCAAATAATATAGATAAAGTACAGATTAGAGATAATATGAATTCAACAATTTATTCTTATGCATCTGATTTATATGATAAAAGTGTAGTAGTTCAAAGTAAAAATAAATTTCATAGAGATGAAAATATAGATAAAGTTTTGACATCTAAAAAATTTGGATTGCCTTTGATGTTGTTAATTTTATGTACTGTTCTTTGGATTACTATAGAAGGTGCCAATGTTCCATCTAGTATGTTATCAAATTTTTTATTTAGTTTCGAACCAAAACTTTATAGCTTTTTAGAAAGTTTAAATGCTCCTATATGGCTAAATGAAATGCTTAGCTTAGGTGTGTATAGAAGTCTAGCTTGGGTAGTATCTGTTATGTTGCCTCCTATGGCAATCTTCTTCCCTTTATTTACCCTTCTTGAAGATTTTGGATATCTTCCTAGAGTGGCATTTAATCTTGATCATATGTTTAAAAAAGCTTGTTGTCATGGTAAGCAATGTCTAACAATGTGTATGGGATTTGGATGTAATGCTGCTGGAGTTATAGGATGTAGAATAATAGATTCTCCAAGAGAAAGATTAATTGCTATACTTACAAACAACTTCGTACCTTGTAATGGTAGATTTCCAACTTTAATAGCTATATCCACTATATTTTTCACATACTTTATACAAGATTCATTCGCAAGTAGTCTGGTTGTATCGCTTTGTATAGCTTTAACAATAGTATTTGGTATTTTAACTACTCTAGTTGTTTCGTATATACTTTCAAAAACTTTATTAAAAGGAGTTCCATCAACTTTTACGCTTGAGCTCCCACCTTATAGAACTCCTAAAATAGGTAGAGTTATATATACATCAATAATAGATAGAACTATATTTGTCCTATCTCGTGCAGTAGTTGTTGCTATTCCTGCTGGATTAATAACTTGGATATTTGCAAATATATATGTAGGAGATTTAAGTATTTTATCACATGTAGCAAACTTTCTAGATCCAATAGCTAAGTTTATAGGTCTTGATGGATTTATACTTCTTGCATTTATACTTGGTTTTCCAGCAAATGAAATTGTAATTCCGATTTTGCTAATGTCTTATTTGGCAACAGGGTCAATGATTGAATTTGATAATTTATCAGCTTTAGGAGAAGTTCTAAAAAATAATGGTTGGACTTACTTAACAGCTATAAATACCATGTTATTTAGCTTGCTACATTGGCCTTGTGCGACTACTCTTTTAACAATAAAAAAAGAAACAGGTAGTAATAAATGGACTTTAGTAGGCTTTTTAATGCCTACTGCAATAGCATTTTTAGTGTGTTTTATATCAACATGTGTTTTCAAACTTTTCGGATTAGCTTAA
- a CDS encoding Fur family transcriptional regulator: MKFSKQRELILNAVRDNTVHPTADYIYDYLKKDNPNLSLGTVYRNLSQLVSHGFIQKVSIPGFPDRFDGNISEHNHMICEICGNIQDIQCDTLRNIPSVISDELDLEITSCNVILQGICKNCKNKKM, encoded by the coding sequence TTGAAATTTTCAAAACAAAGAGAACTTATATTAAATGCAGTAAGAGATAATACTGTTCATCCTACTGCAGATTATATATATGATTATTTAAAAAAAGATAATCCTAACTTAAGTTTAGGTACAGTATATAGAAACTTGTCTCAACTTGTAAGTCATGGATTTATACAAAAGGTAAGCATCCCTGGATTTCCAGATAGATTTGATGGAAATATATCTGAACATAATCATATGATTTGTGAGATTTGTGGAAATATACAAGATATCCAATGTGATACTTTAAGAAACATACCAAGCGTAATTTCAGATGAATTGGATTTAGAAATTACGTCTTGCAATGTTATACTTCAAGGAATCTGTAAAAACTGCAAAAATAAGAAAATGTAA
- a CDS encoding metal-dependent transcriptional regulator — MLKEINQFYTFNEYMKNNKLSPNEEDYIEMIYRLYKEEKDIKISNLSRSLNIRPSSVSNMVKKLQHKGILRHEKYGSIILSNKGEEIGKQLLNRHNIIEEFLYLIGVRDQIHEETEKIEHTISVETLVKINRLINFLKNNKDVLEGLNTYR, encoded by the coding sequence GTGTTGAAAGAAATAAATCAATTTTATACATTTAATGAATATATGAAAAATAATAAATTAAGCCCTAATGAAGAAGATTATATTGAAATGATTTATCGATTATATAAAGAAGAAAAAGATATAAAAATTAGCAACTTATCAAGATCTTTAAATATAAGACCATCTTCCGTTAGTAATATGGTAAAAAAATTGCAGCATAAAGGAATTTTACGACATGAAAAGTATGGATCTATAATTTTAAGCAATAAGGGAGAAGAAATTGGGAAGCAATTATTAAATAGACATAATATAATAGAAGAGTTTTTATATTTAATAGGAGTTAGAGATCAGATACATGAGGAAACTGAAAAGATAGAACATACTATAAGCGTAGAAACATTAGTTAAAATAAACAGATTAATTAACTTTTTAAAAAATAATAAAGATGTATTAGAAGGTTTAAATACATATAGATAA
- a CDS encoding DegV family protein, whose amino-acid sequence MAVKIVTDSTAYIPDSYIKKYDIHIVSLNVFMGNESLRELDITNEDFYERMNNLTQIPKSSQPIPDEMLNTFTDLVSNGDSLIGIFLSSDMSGTFSSANLIKNMVLEKYPNADINIIDSKTNCMQMGFAVIEAARFAFEGKSVSEIIDRCNLVLKNSKFLFSPNTLEYLKKGGRIGKASALLGSILQIKPILTVNNGVTSVFTKVRTRKKAVDSIVKSALEDIESKGLGDIIVHHINCEEEGLALAKILEEKLNTKVQIQSIGPTIGLHVGPGSIGVAYYTNID is encoded by the coding sequence ATGGCTGTAAAAATAGTTACAGATAGCACTGCTTACATTCCTGATAGCTACATAAAAAAGTATGATATACATATAGTATCTCTTAATGTTTTTATGGGAAATGAAAGTTTACGTGAATTAGATATAACTAATGAAGATTTCTATGAAAGGATGAATAATTTAACTCAAATTCCTAAATCCTCTCAACCTATACCTGATGAAATGCTAAATACATTTACAGATTTAGTCTCAAATGGAGATTCTTTAATAGGTATTTTTCTATCTTCTGATATGAGTGGTACATTTTCTAGTGCAAATTTAATTAAAAATATGGTTCTAGAAAAATACCCAAATGCAGATATAAATATAATAGACTCTAAAACAAATTGTATGCAAATGGGATTTGCAGTTATTGAAGCTGCTAGATTTGCTTTCGAAGGAAAATCAGTTTCAGAAATTATTGACCGTTGCAATTTAGTTCTTAAAAATAGTAAATTTTTGTTTTCTCCAAATACATTAGAGTATTTAAAAAAAGGAGGAAGAATAGGAAAAGCGTCTGCCCTATTAGGATCTATTCTTCAAATAAAACCTATACTAACTGTAAATAATGGTGTAACATCAGTCTTTACTAAAGTTCGTACTAGAAAAAAAGCTGTTGATTCTATAGTAAAATCAGCACTTGAAGATATAGAAAGTAAAGGTCTTGGAGATATTATAGTTCATCATATAAATTGTGAAGAAGAAGGTTTAGCTTTAGCTAAAATACTAGAAGAAAAATTAAATACTAAAGTTCAAATACAATCAATAGGCCCTACGATAGGTCTTCATGTTGGCCCTGGAAGTATAGGAGTTGCATATTATACAAACATAGACTAA
- a CDS encoding ribonuclease J encodes MRDLKSKNKIKVIPLGGLGEIGKNITAIEYNDEIIVIDGGLSFPDEDMYGVDLLIPDISYLLDNKEKVKGMFVTHGHEDHIGAIPYILKQLNMPVYGTKLTIGLISNKLKEHNILDICSLNSVEDRQLVQVGNLKIEFISVTHSIADACALCIHTPQGRILHTGDFKVDYTPIDGRRMDLETISKLGKKGILLLLADSTNVERKGHSLSEKTIGETLDRIFTGKKGRIIVATFASNIHRMQQIVNASIANNRKVVFSGRSMENVSNVAIDLGYLDIPNGYKINIDEMSNYRDDEVTIITTGSQGEAMAGLARIAFDTHKKIKIHNNDLFIISASPIPGNDKLISRVINQLYRKGAEVIYKDLEAVHVSGHAYQEELKLIHTLVKPKFFMPVHGEYRHLIHHKNLAIKLGMKKENIFILESGEVLELTKKTAKKSGKVRVGTVYVDGVGVGDVGNIVLRDRKYLAENGMMTIVIAIDKIGCSIVAGPDIITRGFIYAREATDLIDQVKNIVTEEVEHCLENNILEWSVIKSKVKKSVDRYLYGKLKRGTTIFPIIVEV; translated from the coding sequence ATGCGAGACTTAAAAAGTAAAAATAAAATAAAAGTTATTCCTTTAGGCGGACTTGGAGAAATTGGTAAGAATATAACTGCTATAGAGTATAACGATGAAATTATAGTTATAGATGGAGGATTATCTTTTCCAGACGAAGATATGTATGGGGTTGATTTGTTGATTCCAGATATATCTTATTTATTAGATAACAAAGAAAAAGTTAAAGGAATGTTTGTTACACACGGTCATGAAGATCATATAGGGGCGATTCCATATATTTTAAAACAATTAAATATGCCAGTATATGGTACAAAGTTAACAATAGGATTAATATCTAATAAACTAAAAGAACATAATATATTAGATATATGCAGTCTAAATTCAGTAGAGGATAGGCAATTAGTCCAAGTTGGTAATTTAAAGATTGAATTTATAAGTGTAACACATAGTATAGCCGATGCATGTGCATTATGCATACATACCCCTCAAGGAAGGATATTACACACAGGAGACTTTAAGGTAGATTATACACCTATAGATGGAAGAAGGATGGATTTAGAAACTATATCAAAACTTGGGAAAAAGGGGATATTATTATTATTAGCAGATAGTACCAATGTAGAGAGGAAAGGACATTCATTATCAGAAAAAACTATAGGAGAAACTTTAGACAGAATTTTTACAGGTAAAAAAGGTAGGATAATAGTTGCGACATTTGCATCTAATATACATAGAATGCAGCAAATAGTTAATGCGTCTATAGCTAATAATAGAAAAGTTGTATTTAGTGGGAGAAGCATGGAGAATGTATCTAATGTAGCAATAGATCTTGGATATTTAGATATTCCTAATGGATATAAAATAAATATAGATGAAATGAGTAATTATAGAGACGATGAAGTAACTATAATAACAACTGGTAGTCAAGGCGAAGCAATGGCAGGTCTTGCTAGAATTGCATTTGATACTCATAAAAAAATAAAAATACATAACAATGATTTATTTATAATTTCTGCATCTCCAATACCAGGAAATGATAAGTTGATATCTAGAGTTATAAATCAATTATATAGAAAAGGAGCAGAAGTTATATATAAAGACCTAGAAGCAGTGCATGTTTCTGGACATGCTTACCAAGAAGAATTAAAACTTATACACACATTAGTTAAACCTAAGTTTTTTATGCCAGTTCATGGAGAGTATAGACACTTAATACATCATAAAAATCTTGCTATAAAATTAGGAATGAAAAAAGAAAATATATTTATATTAGAAAGTGGAGAAGTTTTAGAACTAACGAAAAAAACTGCTAAGAAATCAGGTAAAGTTAGAGTAGGAACTGTTTATGTAGATGGAGTTGGAGTAGGAGATGTTGGAAATATAGTTTTAAGAGATAGAAAGTATCTTGCTGAAAATGGAATGATGACAATTGTTATAGCTATAGATAAAATAGGCTGTAGTATTGTTGCTGGACCAGATATAATAACTAGAGGATTTATATATGCTAGAGAAGCAACTGATTTGATTGATCAGGTTAAAAATATTGTAACTGAAGAAGTAGAGCATTGTTTAGAAAATAATATATTAGAGTGGAGTGTAATTAAATCTAAAGTTAAGAAATCTGTAGATAGATATTTATATGGAAAATTGAAAAGAGGAACAACTATATTTCCTATAATCGTAGAAGTTTAA
- the trxA gene encoding thioredoxin: MAKIVNTGNFRGAVEEDKGVVVVDFFATWCGPCKMLAPVFESVSEEVSDAKFVKVDIDESLELAQKFGISTVPTMMIFKDGKVVDKLVGFMPKESLKSKVEAHL, encoded by the coding sequence ATGGCTAAAATAGTAAATACAGGAAACTTTAGAGGGGCAGTAGAAGAAGATAAAGGAGTTGTAGTTGTTGATTTCTTTGCAACTTGGTGTGGACCTTGCAAAATGCTAGCACCAGTATTTGAAAGTGTATCAGAAGAGGTAAGCGATGCTAAATTTGTTAAAGTTGACATAGATGAAAGTCTAGAATTAGCTCAAAAATTTGGAATATCAACAGTGCCAACTATGATGATATTTAAAGATGGTAAAGTTGTTGATAAATTAGTTGGTTTTATGCCAAAAGAAAGCTTAAAATCAAAAGTAGAGGCTCATTTATAA
- a CDS encoding DUF1284 domain-containing protein, which yields MLEIRPHHFLCMKAFVGKGYSKEFVENMRRTIEILKNDKNQTIKIIYGLDNLCSKCPNNTDEKLCSTNEKVMTMDKKVMDYFNIDCGEYKYDEIMDLIYNNINEEILQDICGNCNWYNQTNCKDLILL from the coding sequence ATGTTAGAGATAAGACCACATCATTTTTTATGTATGAAAGCTTTTGTAGGAAAAGGATATAGTAAAGAATTTGTTGAAAATATGAGAAGAACTATCGAGATTTTAAAAAATGATAAAAATCAAACTATAAAAATTATATATGGACTAGATAATTTATGTTCTAAGTGCCCTAATAACACTGATGAGAAATTATGTAGTACTAATGAAAAAGTAATGACTATGGATAAAAAAGTAATGGATTATTTTAACATAGACTGTGGTGAATATAAATATGACGAAATAATGGATTTGATATATAATAATATAAATGAAGAGATATTACAGGATATATGCGGAAATTGTAATTGGTATAACCAAACAAACTGTAAGGACTTAATATTATTATAA
- a CDS encoding sensor histidine kinase, with translation MINNDVIKSTKKNLIKINLVVVSSFLIIFSLCIYGYFKAQTYKNVDNHLKDELEYINVQLNRNHLYEIPKLLDPKNIVYIYKDNQVKYFTPNGYFKDNIPYNNSENLGFNTYKYNGYTFRELKFNISGYTIQIIRNIDSEMGLLNKLLIIFFVGAIFAMIITYFIALYLTKKALVPIERTWNNQVKFIQDASHELRTPIAVIASKLESMLKHPQNSISDEVETIADAMRENRRLKKMVNDLLHLTKEESISKLNIEEFNIIEFIESISSDYIEIADIQNKTFDYKFENKTNKITTDKNKLRQLIVIFIDNAFKYTNEGDNIKIILNEKDNNFIISIEDTGIGISENEIGLIFDRFFRSENVRDKDIDGSGIGLSIASMVVKTLKGNIKVESKLNEGTKFDIYIPKKLKNN, from the coding sequence ATGATAAACAATGATGTAATAAAAAGTACTAAAAAAAATCTTATAAAAATAAATTTGGTTGTTGTTAGTAGTTTTTTAATTATATTTTCTTTATGCATATATGGATATTTCAAAGCCCAGACATATAAAAATGTAGATAATCACTTAAAAGATGAACTTGAATATATAAATGTACAACTTAATAGAAATCATTTATATGAAATTCCAAAACTATTAGACCCTAAAAATATTGTATATATATACAAAGATAATCAAGTTAAGTATTTTACTCCTAATGGGTACTTTAAAGATAATATTCCATATAATAATAGTGAGAACTTAGGATTTAATACTTATAAATATAATGGATATACATTTAGAGAACTGAAATTTAACATCTCAGGGTATACAATACAAATAATAAGAAACATAGATTCGGAAATGGGATTATTGAATAAGCTCTTAATCATATTTTTTGTAGGAGCAATATTTGCAATGATTATTACATATTTTATAGCACTATATCTAACAAAAAAAGCTTTAGTCCCTATTGAAAGAACATGGAATAATCAAGTTAAATTCATCCAAGATGCATCGCATGAACTTAGAACTCCAATAGCTGTAATAGCTTCAAAATTAGAGAGTATGTTAAAGCATCCTCAAAATTCTATAAGTGATGAAGTTGAAACTATAGCAGATGCTATGAGAGAAAATAGACGATTGAAAAAGATGGTAAATGATTTACTACACTTAACAAAAGAAGAGAGTATATCAAAATTAAATATAGAAGAATTTAATATAATAGAATTTATAGAGAGTATATCTAGTGATTATATAGAAATAGCTGATATTCAAAATAAAACATTTGATTATAAATTTGAAAACAAGACAAATAAAATTACCACAGATAAGAATAAACTAAGACAGCTTATAGTTATATTCATAGATAATGCATTTAAATATACAAATGAAGGTGACAATATAAAAATTATTTTAAATGAAAAAGATAACAACTTCATTATAAGTATAGAGGATACAGGAATAGGTATAAGTGAAAATGAAATAGGATTAATATTTGATAGATTCTTTAGAAGTGAAAATGTCAGAGATAAGGATATTGATGGATCTGGTATAGGACTTAGTATTGCAAGTATGGTTGTAAAGACTTTAAAAGGAAATATAAAGGTAGAATCAAAGCTAAATGAAGGAACTAAATTTGATATATATATACCTAAGAAGCTAAAAAATAATTGA